The genomic DNA CTCCGGAGAAATTCAAAGGAGGGACTAAAATTGCTCCAGAAAGGAAATCCTCTCAACTGAATGTAACCCaagacagaagacagaaagacacTGATCACCAGGTGGGTAGGAGAAAACTCCACAGCAAGTCAGATGGATGAGGTGAAGTAGACTAAAATCTCTTCAATTTAATCTCCAAGTAGGTAGGTAGATGGAAAgtcctttgctttgcttgtatGTTTGGTTTCTGGCAATATTTAACTACGCTATTTTGGACCCACGTACATCAGCGAAACTCAAGCGAACACGAATTTGCTGGActgatattttggttttatttccttagaGATTTCAATAAGTCAACAAAATGGGTGAAGGCAActtgaggagaagaaaagcagaggacaACGGGAATGAGGATGGACAGTCTATTCGGAGTCATGAACCCCAAACAATGAACCTACAAAAACAGGCAAaactttttcctcctcatcccacatGCAAGCGGGGCCggcagagggaggcagggatgtgtgtgtttgtgtctgtgcaCATGCAGCACGGCCCAGGGAACTGCAAATGTGTCCCCATTTAGCCCCGATGTACCAATATCCTGACAGTGCGGTTGGTTTACATTATAGGAAACAGCTCATTACTAGTCTAAGAGCTCCGCTAtgaacacaatttaaaaatatgtatttttaaaatatttgaattagtTTTGTATCTGGTAACTTCAAAGCTGATCAAGTAAGACACTTTGTAACCTTTACTGTTTTTCCACATGTACTTATCAGAGGCTGAAGTAGATTTGTTCAGCCCATTGCTTCTGAAAGTTTTGTTAGTGTTTACAGCCATAAAATAGCCATACTTGTACAGAAAGACAATTAAAAGTTTGTCTCCTTCAGAAAATTACAGATGCTTTAGAAAACAGATGTGCCACTTGCTTCAGGAGAGAGTGGAATCCCTCTTAAAGTAATTTGCATAAAGGTTCTCTAtatggtttttgtttggtgcAAAGGCTGGCAAGATACTGAGATGCCTCAAGTTTTAGTGGCTTAATGTAACTACAAAGTCAGGACAACATGATCTTCTAACCACTCAGCAGTATCAAGATAATTCCTGTGCACAAATACCTGAAGCAAGTACAGGGAAAgaactgctgaagaaaaaaaaaaaatccatccaagaaagcaaatattGGAAACATCATAAATTCAGAGTTCCTCAAGTGCTCTTAAAAAATTTCAGTGTTTAATCAAAGTGGAAAGGAGATGTTCACCAGTACAAGGCTACATTTGAGACCCACATAATTCAAAATATGGTTTAATAAATCAAATACACAGGCAGGGAAAGTCCAAATAACCATACTTTTGGAAATGGCTGGTGTACACAGGGTGTGTATGCACTTTGGGAAGGAATGAAACTTCACAGAACTGAATATATTACTTTGTAGAAGATCCATGTTGAAAGCTTAAAAGTGTCAGGAATAACAATCTCTATaatatactgaaaaatacttAACTGAATTATTAGAAttacttttctaaaatgtttccttttatgTCAAGGTGGGCCTCATCAGTGGAATCTCTATGATTGTTGGTACAATTATTGGCTCTGGCATTTTTGTTTCTCCAAAATCAGTACTTGCCAATGTTGGAGCTGTGGGTCCTTGTTTAACCATCTGGGCAGCCTGTGGAATTATTGCAACATTAGGTAAGTGACTCAACAGACAATCAATCTTCACATAACTCTTTATATCTACTGTTTCTATATACTACTCTCATTTCACAAATTAGCTAAAATCAGTCATATCCTGATAAGTGTGGCAGTACTCgggcaaaattttaaaatacgtACCCTTTATAAAAGATAAATTAAGGTTTTGACATCATAAATCTCAGTTTTGCTTACTTCATCAACTAACTGtaacaaagaaaatgcttttctacTTAAATCACAAGCAAAATGTGAAGTTTACTGGCAAAGAGCTTGGTACTGCTATTTTTCTAGTTGTGTAATTATGTAAATCTTAATTTAATTATCCATCAATTTAGCACTAAGAACCTCAAAGTATTTCCGGAAGTAAAACAAAAGGGAGCTGAGCATTTCATCAGGTGAAGAGCTTATACTAGAAACCTTTATTTAAGATGCCAGCTACTTAATTAAATCTAGAAGCATCACTGCACTTTAATGCTGAGCTTAGTAGGCATTTTACTTGAAAACTGTGCAGCAAGTAAGTTCTTTCAAATTTCCAAAAGGTAGATCAGCCAGCGCAGCTGCCACTTAGGCGATTCTTCTAGTGTTGGATTCTTAAACAGAAAACTAATCTGAAATCAGaatgtttgttcttttatttgctgaagTCTTAACCACCAAGAGTAGGTAAATTCTGGACTGTAACTTAGTCGTTTCAGTATACTTCTTTCCAATTGCTCACAATTGAAATTTTACTTTGCATGTACAGTAAAATgtacagaaacatgaaaagagTAATAATGCATTGTCTcaatttccttaatttttctaCCTATTAAAAAGCGATTACCTATTCTAGTTTAAGCCAGTCATAGCTTAAGCATATGAACTGAACAAGTAGTAAAAACTCTCCTTGCTTTTCAGGGGCACTTTGTTTTGCTGAGCTTGGTACAATGATCACAAAATCCGGGGGAGAATATCCTTACCTTATGGAGGCATTTGGCCCAATTccagcatttttgttttcttggacAAGTTTACTGGTCACAAAACCCAGCTCATTTGCAATCATTTGTCTCAGCTTTGCGGAATATGCATCAGCTCCTTTTTATCCTGGTTGTGACCCACCCCAAGTTGTCATCAAGTGtcttgcagcagctgccattGGTAAGATTCACACCTTTAAATAAAGAGACAAGACCCATAATTGCACAGCTCGTCAATGAATGCATTTAAGATTTCAGCAGGATAGTCTTCATGAAGACATCAGGAAGCCATCCTAGGCTTTTGTTCTTCACTAAGCTAGATACAGCTGTGGAATGAATGCTTAtctctggcagaaaaggaagaaaaattaggtgtggagatattttttctgtatttatcaCAAGGCTGtgcaactttttttaaaaaggtactATCAAAATCTAACTTAGAAAatagtttttcattattttaaaaactactcAAATATAGTACATTAAAAAATCTCCATAATTAGACAAACAGTGGCAGAAAAAAGCAGTACAGTAAATACGGGGGTGGAAGTTTTAAGAAGTAACTTTTCTTTCAATTCTGACAAatttaatgcagaaatattaACTTATTTCTTTTAGTGATAATTACAATAGTGAATTCACTGAGTGTGAAGCTGGCAAGCTACCTGCAAAATTTTCTCACGGCTGCTAAAATGATCATTGTCACAATCATTATTGTAAGTGGAATTGTTCTCCTTGCACAaggtaattaaataaattttacttgcaaaaattaatttagcttCTGCTATGaccatttaaaaatgttgctcTGATCAAAGGGGCACAACAATACAGCTCCTTTTATGCATGTTTTAGTTCCAGAGCCTCTGGGAACAATGGTATTTTCTTGGAGAGAAGGGGGCTATGGGAAATACACCACTACACACCAATGCATAAAAATGGGTATTAATTGATTCTAAcagtgaaaacagattttaacaTGAAACTGATGGAATGTTTCTTCATCTGGTGGGGAGTAAAGGGGTTAGTTTCAACACTCATCAGTAACCTATGTCTTATTtgcaggaaaaactgaaaactttGAAGATTCTTTCAAGGACAGTAAAATTTCCATTAGTTCTATTGGTTTGGCATTTTATAATGGACTGTGGGCATACGATGGATGGTAAGGTATCTTTACTAGCATTAATGGGTTACAGTTTAACCACCTTTAACTGGTTTACTTTCTCCCTGTAGAATTCAAAGACCATACATATATACTGTAGAAGTTTGTATATAGATccttatttaagaaataattaatataaatcTGAACTTGCAAAAAAGCAAGCCCTATTTAGGTGCTTAAAActgaatttatatttaaatagattactccttcaggttttatttccaaGCTTAAGTTTTCCAACTCAGGCACACAAGTCTGTTAATTCAGACATCcatgtagatttttttaaaggggcAAGGAAACAGGTgtctaaataattatttcaatatgTAAATCAGTCctcacattttcaaaagtgGCTGAGTAGAAGTTTTGTTTCAATCTGGTCTACATGCTCTATCAAGAATGAGTATTTGGAAACTGACACTGGGATAAGATGCTCACACATTTTTGTCCTACAGTTTTACTTAAAAGACCTTGTACCttaaggtggtttttttttcctgaaaaagtaaaaaccaACAACTCAAGAAATAATACTGACTCTgtaatatatttgtatttcaaCACCTAACTGCTAATAGCATttcattaatgtttttctttccaggaatCAACTCAATTATATCACAGAAGAACTTAAAAATCCTTACAGGTAAAAATATGTaggaaagcagcatttctaatgacaaaaataaaacactactGCTGTAGAAGCAGGCACatatttggtttggttttaaaagcaATGGTTATTCAATAGTTGAGTACTAACAGATCTAACCAGCATATATTGCAAGCTTTCTAAGTTTGCATATagatgtatttttccttttttaaaatcctgattTCCATGCCTCTGCAATGAAGGAATGTAAATACACTTAAAGAGCATATGGGGAAAAGTAAGAGTCCACCGTTTACTATGACAGCTCTACCAGTGATACAGCAATGCTGATGGAGTCTTACTTTTGCATTCTTCAGAAATCTACCGCTATCTATAATTATTGGGATCCCCTTGGTTACAGTTTGTTACGTTCTGATAAACATTTCATATTTCACCGTAATGACTTCAACAGAACTCCTGCAGTCCCAGGCAGTTGCTGTGGTAAGAGACTTTATTTTGTAATAGAGCATCTGAAGAAGGCTGTGTGCATTAAATATCTACAGCAGTAACATGAGCAAAAAGGAACCTGTACTTTTTCTTAAGATACAACTCTTAGGCTGTCAGTGTCACCTTCTTCCCCATTGTCTACTGCCATTGCTTAATCTAAAATTCATTTCAGTAATATTTAAACAGTAGATCTGTCatccctaggaaaaaaaaacctaaaacaaccaaccaagcaaAAGTAATGCAGTCTTCAGCCAACATCTGTAAACACTGCAGCTCAAGAGGCTGACTGTTTTCCAAAAGCATcaaaaagatgaaggaaaaacacCACCTGACTGCTGCTTTGCCATTTTCCGCTCCCAATACTTCCAAGAAACAAGAACATGCAAAATGACAGTAGAACAGTTTGTTGTTCTGGAGGTAACAGCAAGTTGTTTTTAATAcacttcctcccttctcctgcttttttccttaaaaagctAAGAAACATCCTTTTTATGTTATTGCAAGATGTACTATTACAGACAAAATCAAGTAAGAATTCAAAAATTCATATAACGCACACATCAGTCCTGTTAATTCCATGTGGTGTATTTTTGGTTTCACAGTGTTGAGAGGACATGCAGTAACTTCTCCTCATGTTAAGTTTTTGGGGAAAACAGAGTACGTAATACGCAAACAAAATACAGTGCAGCACCGTAAAAAGTACATTAATacaaaaattgttaaaaatagaaacttttaaaatgcagaaattagaTGCACTTCATCTTGTTTGGACCAAGAGGCACTGCAATCTATATCAAGTTACATCTTGTTTAAGAACTAGTCCTCCTCAGCGTGCCCTCAAATTTACCATCTGTGAACACTGATCAGCTAGCACTAAACTTGTCAAATTAAATTAGCAACAAAATCTCAGAGCTGCCACTGAGCAGtacaaaagcagcacagcaaacagcaaaaggaacacattgtataaaaaaaaaaagcagactgaaAAGATCTGAAAGCAGACTTCTTGGTTGGCATTGATGAATGTTCTACTGAACAAAGAACCCACACTGATTTTACACTTGTGCAAAATCAGAACTTTTCATTCTTCACTTACTAAAAAAACTTAACCAGCCCCCAGCTAAAACCCCAAAAACTTACATGTCAAAGAAGTTTCAATTCAAATTCCATTACAGTAGATCAAGGCACCCACACTGGATCTAACCCATCCTGCAGAGACAACTACCATACCATGGCACAGACAGAAACTGAAGTGTAGTGCAAGACCTGAGCAAGGCTGCCCTGTACCTGCTCACCTGTAAGGCCTGGGTTCTCATGCTGACACTACCAGTACTCCTACACAGGTTGAAAACCTCTCATGGAcacacagctctctgctgcaaggtcatctttctttttgctttgcagaCACATTCCCAAACCAGGTGTCTTCAGTAGAATTTggaatctgtatttttatacatgTCTCCCAACATGTCCTACAGGTCCTGCATCTCAAACACAACAACATTCCACTCTATAAGGAGTGGTTCATGAATTAATCCAGGTCTTCCTTGGCAAAGCTTTAATTACTACACAAAATATACAATATGTTTTTATTGATAACATGTCTAAGATATCCATTTACTGTACTTTTAAGGCTCCAACATTAACTGAATATACCAAATGGTAgataaaaatgacattttaattttaattccacATGCCAGACATTTGGAGACAGAGTCCTTTATCCAGCCTCTTGGATAGTTCCTCTCTTTGTGGTCTTTTCTACAATTGGATCTGCCAATGGGACCTGTTTTACTGCAGGAAGGTAAGCTCCCATTCTGAgtatcttaaaatgaaaatttctgaAGTATGAGAAAacttttatatacatatttatgtatCTACACAGAGAGACATTCTTCTGATCCAAatgtacaaaaaataatttaaaagtaccTACAAATCTAGCTATATTGTTTGATTTTCAAAAAGAAGCAATGGATATGCAAGTttgaaaaattagaaaataaggTCCCTTACTCTTAATTCAAAGCAGGTATAGCACAAAAAcatgtttggtgtttttttgtcaCCTCTCACCAAGTTTAAAGCTAAGAAtttaacagttaaaaaaattactaccAAGAACAGGATTACATCAGTAACTATAaagaatttaaaagagaaaacacttcCAGTTGTTTAACACTTCCATTTActattttcaagtatttttaatttcataccCATCTGAATATGATAGGGCTGAAAAGACCAATTTTTTGGCCAAGTGTCAAGGTAGCTTTTTGATATGAACCAATttataaaggaaatatttaaagacagtagctaactttttttccccaaataattGTAAATTAAATGTGCAAACTAATCATTCTGAAATTAGTTTCAAGTTCACTACTTCAATACTGGTTCAGAATCAGTTTCAAGTTCACTACTTTACTGATTATTTTCCTTACTTCAGTCTACTCCAATCCTCCTTAAATCCCATTGCAtatcaaagaaaatacagatggaATCAAGCCTTATGTAACCACACAATaaaaccaacctgaaaaatgaatggtattttcttttcagtaataCCTGGGCGTCACATTAACCACCTTGTTTTGTCAGACTTGTTTATGTTGCAGGTCGTGAAGGACACATGCTAGAGGTGCTGTCTTACATTAGTGTTAAGCATTTAACACCAGCCCCTGCTATCATATTTTATGTAAGTAGATATTGTGAGAACAGATCATCAACAAAAATTCTCACGTAATACACACTTTCACAACCTCTTACCAGCAGTCTTGACACATCTGTGGCTACCTAAACAAGAAAATTGCTAAATACATGTTAGGAAAAAGGTCTATTAAAAAGACCAACTTCTCCATTTTAACAGTTTCATTCCAGAACTggattttaaagtaaaactgttttaaaatccaCACATGCAAGTACATCAAGTAACTTAATTATTAGTATCAAGCAAATCATTTATTTCACAGGATACCTGAAAGCACACTATCACTACTCATTTACTCCCTGTAAGAACACATTACATTCCACAAAAAAATTTCCAttcaataaatgtatttttaattacatgtaAAATATCATGTTATTTATATACTTTATCCATTTACCTTATCTTCaatgtaaagcaaaataaatccaaaATTCAATTGCTCTGTCAACTCCCAGTAGCTTTAATAACCTAGAAATGtattaagtattttcatttcctccaAGATACACAGATTAACACATACAATTTTTAAGTCTTTTGACTTAAAATAGAATCAAGGTtgcacacaaaaccaaacagaacatGGACACTATCTTTCCAGGTGCTGCCATACACTTACACCCAAATGTTTAAGCAAAAGCATTCACAGATCACTCTGGAACACTGTAAACAAGCCCATACTGTCATGGAAgtaaaattcagctttcttttaTATTAGACTAtactaatttttgttttcatttttagggGGCCATTGCTATTATTTATATTATCCCTGGTGACATTGACACACTCATCAATTACTTCAGTTTCGCAGTCTGGACATTTTATGGTTTAACTGTTCTTGCACTCATTGTTATGAGGTTTACAAGAAAGGAACTCAGGAGACCAATCAGGGTAAGCACAGCATTCTGTATGGCTTATCCTCCACTCCCATAAATACTGAAACAAACTCTAAAGCTAAACTTCTGGATATTTAAACCACATCCTCAGGCAGTCTTCTCCTTGTTACCCACCCCCACTCCCCTTTACCTGAAAAGCTAGTCACTTATTTGAAGTTCACTTTGTTCCAGTTTTGCACATGGACAAAGCTTGTAGGAACTGGAAAAAGATGACAATGTTTATTTCTACTTGCACAGACCACAAGACAAATTTTTGGAGATGGGAAACTGCAGTCAGCAGACTACCACTGGAAGAGTACACAAATTAAAATCCCTGATAATTGCACTGGAGTTTGTTCCAGATTCATTACAATGCAAATTTTTATGCTATAATTTGCAATCTACATAAACAGATCTGGGGCACTGATTTAGCAGAAGAGCTTTCCCTGTCCATACTGTTCCTACTCTTTCAATTGTCCCATCTAATcccagaaattttaaaagaaaaaactccaTCAAGCCATGAAAATACACTTTCATATATGCTACTTCtgtaaaaacagcaaaagaatcAACAAGTAATTTTGTGCTTTGTATCTTGCAGGTACCCATCATCATTCCAGTCATAGTGACAGTAGCCTCCATTTTACTGGTGTTGGCACCAATTGTCAGTGCACCGGAACTGGCCTATTTgtactgtgttttatttatacTTAGTGGACTTGTAGTTTACGTACTTTTTGTTCATCTTAAATTCAAGTGGCCCCAAAAAATATCAAGTAAGTACACCTCAGGCAGCCAGCTCCAAATTCAACAGAACATTGCTATGCTTCAGATTAATTTACAGAATGAAGCTCACATATGATCCATCCATCTAAGTCACAAGAGCCAGGGTGTGGAGGGAGGCAATTTCCCAGTCATAGAGGGGCAGACAGTGAGCTCATGCTCAAGATTGTATTGCATCCcttcctgtggaaaaaaaggtGATGTCTGAGTTCAGGAAAACCAAACTTAATTCACAAAAAGACCCCAATACATCACTCTTAATAGTTCAAAAAAATCTGATTcttaaaatgaacaaaaccatTTTATCAGTAGAGTTAGTTTTCAACTGTGTGCATTTCAAAACATTGCTTTAGCAGATACACATTCTTAGGCCACAAAATACTGTGCTTCTAGCTCAACTTACCATTTTAACACTTACTAAAGCAGATAatcccagtgctgctgaggaAAGTGAAAGTTGCAAGAACACACTGTGACCACATATAAAAGTTTTTTGCATACTCTCAACAGAAACTGCAGTTATCTCAGGGAAAACAGAATACTCGTTTCTATAAGGAAAGAATTAGTAGTTCTacagacacttaaaaaaaccccataatcTGTGtctcctgcccctcctgggaTTATTAAATACATAATTACACTATCAGAAGCATTGTACTCTACTAAGAGCAAGTTTAGAAACCCTGGAACATTTATACTGCTTGTATTCCTCAgcccttatttttttaagattgaaatatcaatacagaaaatattttcacatagAAAAAGTGTAATTCTGAACAAAAATACTGTTCTCTCAAAGCCtctacactattttttttttttcagggccCATCACTATGCACCTTCAGATGCTTTTGGAAGTTGCTCCAGCAGAGGAAGTTCCCgaatgaaatatttcatatgtACCAGGTTGGTTTTAGGTGCTATACTGGTTGAAAGAGATTCAAGTTGTTTTGGCACACGTTTATACTTTCTAAATTGTTATGTTCATACTGGTGTATTATTTTTGCAACACTTTAGTACTTGaaacatattaaatatataaaaagattCCTGAGCCAGATTACAGtgttcagcagagctgttttcaTTGTTTGATAATTTGTTCGGATGTCTTGCTTCCTCCATTGAAACTACTCAAAATACACAAGAGAAACTCTGAATTATGAAGATGGCAAAACTTAGCAGCAACACTGTTGAGATCCTTCTGATCACACCAGTGCAAGAACAAAGCAGTATCACTTACAGCATCATGTTCAACAGGACCCAAAGGGCAGAAATAACACAAAACCAGACTTAACTCCACTGTTTCTTGGACAAAACACTAGCTATCAAAAAATTAAGTCTGTGGAAGTGGGAATTGAGTAGAAATGGAAAGCATGGTTGatggaagaggttttttttaacatataaaACAAGATAATAAATTAAACCTTTATTTCTCGAGTATTTGATCTTTCCAACACCAAGTTACAGAACAGAGTAAATGCCACAAAAATCATACTCGGCATGAATGTCACTTTACATATATTTCTCTGCCCAAGAAACTTAAGGATTTTGGGTAATTCTTTACTGTACTTCCCCAGTGCACATGCGTAAAGAAAGGAATTTTATCAAGTCACTTGTCTATATTTAAAGTGATTAATTTGAGAATTACTATTATATTGAAAGTACAAGTCCTCTCAACAGATACTAAGCACATTCATGCTAAATATATGACACAAGAATATTAAGTGGCTAAAGATAATACTAAAGTATAAAGAAGTTA from Apus apus isolate bApuApu2 chromosome 11, bApuApu2.pri.cur, whole genome shotgun sequence includes the following:
- the SLC7A9 gene encoding B(0,+)-type amino acid transporter 1, whose product is MGEGNLRRRKAEDNGNEDGQSIRSHEPQTMNLQKQVGLISGISMIVGTIIGSGIFVSPKSVLANVGAVGPCLTIWAACGIIATLGALCFAELGTMITKSGGEYPYLMEAFGPIPAFLFSWTSLLVTKPSSFAIICLSFAEYASAPFYPGCDPPQVVIKCLAAAAIVIITIVNSLSVKLASYLQNFLTAAKMIIVTIIIVSGIVLLAQGKTENFEDSFKDSKISISSIGLAFYNGLWAYDGWNQLNYITEELKNPYRNLPLSIIIGIPLVTVCYVLINISYFTVMTSTELLQSQAVAVTFGDRVLYPASWIVPLFVVFSTIGSANGTCFTAGRLVYVAGREGHMLEVLSYISVKHLTPAPAIIFYGAIAIIYIIPGDIDTLINYFSFAVWTFYGLTVLALIVMRFTRKELRRPIRVPIIIPVIVTVASILLVLAPIVSAPELAYLYCVLFILSGLVVYVLFVHLKFKWPQKISRPITMHLQMLLEVAPAEEVPE